The following are encoded together in the Pectobacterium punjabense genome:
- the zinT gene encoding metal-binding protein ZinT, which yields MKIIEDFALSNNIKKLALALGAFFVTCQVAAHGDHSHSHSHGHTHAHSHGEPMTEIEKKASNGVFNDSDVKDRALTDWEGMWQSVNPIMLSGEMDPVFKKKDEQDKSKTFEQVKDYYRKGYATDVSEIKVDNGVMTFHKEGEVASCHYDYSGYKILTYVSGKKGVRYLFECKDAQSKAPKYVQFSDHTIAPRKSAHFHIFMGNTSQAEILKEMDNWPTYYPYQLTSDQVVDELLHH from the coding sequence ATGAAAATCATTGAGGATTTTGCTTTGTCTAATAATATTAAGAAACTTGCACTGGCTCTGGGAGCCTTCTTCGTAACCTGTCAGGTTGCCGCGCACGGCGATCATTCGCATAGCCATTCTCATGGTCATACTCACGCTCATTCACATGGCGAACCTATGACCGAAATCGAAAAGAAAGCATCCAATGGCGTTTTCAATGACAGCGATGTGAAAGACAGAGCGCTTACCGACTGGGAAGGAATGTGGCAATCGGTCAACCCGATTATGCTATCGGGTGAGATGGACCCTGTTTTTAAAAAGAAGGATGAGCAGGATAAAAGCAAAACATTTGAACAAGTTAAAGATTATTACCGCAAAGGTTACGCCACTGATGTGTCAGAAATAAAAGTCGACAATGGCGTCATGACGTTCCACAAAGAGGGTGAAGTGGCCTCATGCCATTACGACTATTCTGGGTATAAGATACTGACCTATGTATCGGGTAAAAAAGGCGTTCGCTATCTGTTTGAATGTAAAGATGCTCAGTCAAAAGCACCTAAATACGTTCAGTTCAGCGATCACACCATTGCGCCGCGCAAATCCGCCCATTTCCATATTTTTATGGGAAATACGTCGCAAGCAGAGATCCTCAAAGAAATGGACAACTGGCCAACTTACTACCCATATCAGCTCACCAGCGATCAGGTTGTTGATGAGCTGCTGCATCATTAA
- the zigA gene encoding zinc metallochaperone GTPase ZigA yields the protein MADVVARQKSEARLPVTVLSGFLGAGKTTLLNHILNNRDGRRVAVIVNDMSEVNIDAALVREGGAELSRTDEKLVEMSNGCICCTLREDLLLEVNRLAKEGRFDQLVIESTGIAEPLPVAETFTFAGDDGESLSEVARLDTMVTVVDGYNFLNDYASVDSIHSRGESLGEGDERSVVDLLIDQIEFCDVIILNKIDLIDVAQQQKLVAIIRSLNPSARILHAEFGAVPLNEVLNTGLFDFDKAAQAPGWLKELRGEHTPETEEYGIASFVFRARRPFHPARFAQVMESSLAGVVRSKGYFWLASRPEYAGSWSQAGGVARQGLAGSWWVSAPKERWPTDSESLDYIRSIWVDGVGDARQELVFIGIDMDEHALRTRLDAALLTDKEMAEGLAAWISYPDPIEPWFAS from the coding sequence ATGGCTGACGTTGTAGCTAGACAGAAATCAGAGGCAAGATTACCCGTAACCGTTCTATCCGGCTTTCTCGGCGCGGGGAAGACCACGTTGCTTAACCATATTCTGAATAATCGTGATGGCCGACGCGTCGCGGTGATCGTTAATGACATGTCAGAAGTGAATATTGATGCTGCCCTGGTGAGGGAGGGCGGCGCTGAGCTGTCACGGACGGACGAAAAACTGGTGGAGATGAGCAACGGTTGTATCTGTTGCACGCTGCGTGAAGATCTCCTGCTCGAAGTCAATCGGCTGGCGAAAGAGGGGCGTTTTGATCAGTTGGTTATTGAATCAACCGGCATCGCGGAGCCGCTTCCTGTCGCGGAGACATTCACCTTTGCGGGTGATGATGGCGAAAGCCTTTCTGAAGTGGCTCGTCTGGATACCATGGTGACTGTTGTCGATGGGTATAATTTCTTAAACGATTATGCTTCGGTGGACAGTATCCATTCACGCGGAGAGTCGTTAGGAGAGGGGGATGAGCGTAGTGTTGTGGATCTGTTGATCGACCAGATCGAATTCTGCGATGTGATCATCCTTAACAAAATCGATCTTATTGATGTGGCTCAACAACAGAAGCTGGTTGCGATTATTCGTTCACTGAATCCGAGCGCGAGAATACTTCACGCCGAGTTTGGGGCCGTGCCGTTGAACGAGGTACTCAATACGGGATTATTTGATTTCGACAAAGCAGCACAAGCTCCTGGATGGCTGAAAGAGCTACGCGGTGAACATACGCCTGAAACTGAGGAATATGGTATCGCCAGTTTTGTGTTCCGCGCGCGTCGGCCTTTTCACCCTGCTCGCTTTGCGCAAGTCATGGAGAGTTCGCTCGCTGGGGTTGTCAGATCCAAAGGCTATTTCTGGTTGGCGAGCCGCCCGGAATATGCTGGATCATGGTCTCAGGCTGGAGGCGTGGCGCGTCAAGGGCTGGCTGGTTCATGGTGGGTCAGTGCGCCGAAAGAAAGGTGGCCGACAGATAGTGAGTCGCTTGATTATATTCGTTCCATTTGGGTGGATGGCGTGGGCGATGCGCGGCAGGAACTGGTGTTTATCGGTATCGATATGGATGAGCACGCGTTGAGAACTCGTCTGGATGCCGCACTGTTGACGGACAAAGAAATGGCCGAAGGTCTGGCGGCGTGGATATCTTATCCTGATCCGATAGAGCCTTGGTTTGCGTCATAA
- a CDS encoding VOC family protein produces MKVAHVALWTADLAAQAAFWQEFFSAQVGEKYVSRNRPGFESHFVQLSEGASIELMTLPVLAEALTNKEGCGWAHVAISVGSKADVEALASKAAERGILVAQPRMTGDGFYEAIVSDPDGNLIEITSD; encoded by the coding sequence ATGAAAGTAGCACACGTGGCGTTATGGACAGCCGATCTGGCCGCGCAGGCGGCATTTTGGCAAGAATTCTTCTCCGCTCAGGTGGGGGAAAAGTATGTGAGCCGGAATCGCCCCGGTTTTGAATCACATTTTGTTCAACTGAGTGAAGGCGCATCTATTGAGCTGATGACGCTGCCGGTGCTGGCAGAAGCGTTAACCAATAAAGAAGGCTGCGGCTGGGCGCACGTCGCCATTTCGGTCGGGAGCAAAGCGGATGTCGAAGCATTAGCCAGCAAAGCGGCGGAACGCGGCATTCTGGTTGCCCAACCGCGAATGACGGGGGACGGATTTTACGAAGCGATCGTCAGCGACCCTGATGGTAATCTGATTGAGATAACGTCAGACTGA
- the hisN gene encoding histidinol-phosphatase: protein MSQSLPDIAFFHELATLASQETLPRFRSLTANQIDTKPKEGFRFDPVTEADREAERVIREHITRHYPEHAIMGEEFGLSGEGPVRWVLDPVDGTRPFLCGLPVWGTLIGLLHHERAVMGMMSQPFTGERFWADGSLAWRSDRQGETRLSTRKGVSLEQAILHTTAPEALAMHPAVCFADLAESTLMTRYGGECYAMAMLAAGQIDICVEFALQPYDIIALIPIIEQAGGIITDLNGQRAEAGGTVVATGNPELHQQVLAILNRTRS, encoded by the coding sequence TCGTTCCCTTACCGCAAACCAAATCGATACGAAGCCAAAAGAGGGCTTTCGCTTTGATCCGGTCACGGAAGCCGACCGAGAGGCTGAGCGAGTCATCCGTGAGCACATCACGCGGCATTACCCCGAGCACGCGATTATGGGAGAAGAATTTGGCCTGAGCGGAGAAGGTCCGGTGCGTTGGGTTTTAGATCCCGTCGATGGAACCCGACCTTTCCTATGTGGGCTACCCGTGTGGGGAACGCTCATCGGTCTGCTGCATCATGAGCGTGCCGTGATGGGGATGATGAGCCAGCCGTTTACCGGGGAGCGCTTTTGGGCCGATGGATCACTGGCCTGGCGCAGCGATCGGCAGGGCGAAACACGCTTAAGCACGCGTAAAGGCGTGTCGCTCGAACAGGCGATTCTTCACACTACCGCGCCGGAAGCGCTGGCTATGCACCCTGCGGTTTGTTTCGCAGATCTGGCAGAAAGCACGCTCATGACGCGCTACGGCGGTGAGTGTTACGCGATGGCGATGCTGGCAGCAGGCCAGATTGATATCTGCGTGGAATTTGCATTGCAGCCCTACGACATTATTGCGCTGATCCCGATTATTGAGCAGGCGGGCGGCATCATTACCGATCTCAACGGACAACGAGCGGAAGCGGGCGGCACGGTAGTCGCGACTGGTAACCCCGAGCTACACCAACAGGTGTTAGCCATTCTGAATAGAACGCGGTCATAA